From the genome of Streptacidiphilus rugosus AM-16, one region includes:
- a CDS encoding YbhB/YbcL family Raf kinase inhibitor-like protein, whose translation MSEPKRRPLPHEFHPPVTEFSVTSDDFAADGVLPDAHVYAHGNTSPHLRWSGFPTETKSFAVTCFDPDAPTGSGFWHWSVFDIPGDVTELPTGAGSGDFKGLPAGAVQVRNDYGTRDFGGAAPPPGDGPHRYVFTVYAVDQEKLGPDADVSPAVVGFNLRFHALGRAQVIAEYENP comes from the coding sequence ATGTCGGAGCCCAAGCGGCGCCCGCTCCCCCATGAGTTCCACCCGCCCGTCACCGAGTTCAGCGTCACCAGTGACGACTTCGCCGCCGACGGCGTGCTGCCCGACGCGCATGTGTACGCCCACGGGAACACCTCGCCGCACCTGCGCTGGTCCGGCTTCCCCACGGAGACCAAGAGCTTCGCGGTGACGTGCTTCGATCCCGACGCGCCGACGGGCAGCGGCTTCTGGCACTGGTCCGTCTTCGACATCCCGGGCGATGTCACCGAGCTGCCCACCGGAGCCGGTTCGGGCGACTTCAAGGGCCTGCCGGCCGGCGCCGTGCAGGTCCGCAACGACTACGGCACCCGTGACTTCGGCGGCGCCGCGCCGCCGCCCGGGGACGGGCCGCACCGCTACGTCTTCACCGTCTACGCGGTGGACCAGGAGAAGCTCGGCCCGGACGCGGACGTCTCCCCTGCCGTCGTCGGCTTCAACCTGCGGTTCCACGCCCTGGGTCGGGCGCAGGTGATCGCGGAGTACGAGAATCCGTGA
- a CDS encoding response regulator, whose amino-acid sequence MGDATIKVLLVDDHQVVRRGLRTFLEIQPDIEVVGEASDGAEGVAAAEELRPDVVLMDVKMPGTDGIEALRLLKERGSTAKVLVVTSFTEHRTVVPALRAGAAGYVYKDVDPEALAGAIRSVHAGHVLLQPELAEALLAEESAGRTPQGRGGSLTEREQEVLGLIADGRSNREIARALTLSEKTVKTHVSNILMKLDLQDRTQAALWAVRNGMTR is encoded by the coding sequence GTGGGTGATGCGACGATCAAGGTCCTGCTCGTCGACGACCACCAGGTCGTCCGGCGCGGGCTGCGCACCTTCCTGGAGATCCAGCCGGACATCGAGGTCGTCGGCGAGGCCTCCGACGGCGCGGAGGGCGTCGCCGCCGCCGAGGAACTGCGGCCGGACGTGGTCCTGATGGACGTCAAGATGCCCGGCACCGACGGGATCGAGGCGCTGCGCCTGCTGAAGGAGCGCGGCAGCACGGCGAAGGTCCTGGTGGTGACGAGCTTCACCGAGCACCGCACGGTCGTCCCCGCGCTGCGCGCCGGCGCGGCGGGCTACGTCTACAAGGACGTCGACCCCGAGGCCCTGGCCGGCGCGATCCGCTCGGTGCACGCGGGCCACGTCCTGCTCCAGCCTGAACTGGCGGAGGCGCTGCTCGCCGAGGAGTCCGCGGGCCGCACCCCTCAGGGGCGCGGCGGCTCGCTGACCGAACGCGAGCAGGAGGTCCTGGGCCTGATCGCGGACGGCCGCTCCAACCGCGAGATCGCTCGGGCGCTGACCCTCTCGGAGAAGACGGTCAAGACCCACGTCTCGAACATCCTCATGAAGCTGGACCTCCAGGACCGCACACAAGCTGCGCTCTGGGCCGTCCGCAACGGGATGACCCGCTAG
- a CDS encoding ABC transporter ATP-binding protein: protein MSDVLELVDVSVIRDGRPLVEQVSWAVAEGERWVVLGPNGAGKTTLLQVAASYLFPSTGTAAILGDKLGSVDVFELRPRIGLAGAAMADKLPKRQTVLETVLTAAYGMTAHWRETYDQTDEARARLLLDLLGMAEYTDRKFGTLSEGERKRTLIARALMTDPELLLLDEPAAGLDLGGREDLVRRLGALAQDPIAPAMIMVTHHVEEIAPGFTHVLMIRQGKVLAAGPMLETLTARNLSLCFGLPLTLDHQDGRWAARGLELR from the coding sequence ATGAGCGACGTGCTGGAGCTGGTGGACGTTTCCGTGATCCGGGACGGCCGCCCGCTGGTGGAGCAGGTGTCCTGGGCCGTCGCCGAGGGCGAGCGCTGGGTCGTTCTCGGTCCGAACGGGGCCGGCAAGACCACGCTGCTCCAGGTCGCCGCGAGCTACCTCTTCCCCAGCACCGGCACCGCCGCGATCCTGGGCGACAAGCTCGGCAGCGTCGACGTCTTCGAGCTGCGCCCGCGCATCGGTCTGGCCGGCGCCGCCATGGCCGACAAGCTGCCGAAGCGGCAGACCGTGCTGGAGACGGTGCTCACCGCCGCCTACGGCATGACCGCCCACTGGCGGGAGACCTACGACCAGACCGACGAGGCCCGCGCCCGGCTGCTGCTGGACCTGCTCGGCATGGCCGAGTACACCGACCGCAAGTTCGGCACTCTTTCCGAGGGCGAGCGCAAGCGCACCCTGATCGCCCGCGCGCTGATGACCGACCCGGAGCTGCTGCTGCTCGACGAGCCGGCGGCCGGTCTCGACCTGGGCGGCCGTGAGGACCTGGTCCGCCGCCTCGGAGCCCTCGCACAGGACCCGATCGCGCCCGCGATGATCATGGTGACGCACCACGTCGAGGAGATCGCGCCCGGCTTCACCCACGTGCTGATGATCCGTCAGGGCAAGGTGCTCGCCGCCGGTCCGATGCTGGAGACGCTGACCGCCCGCAACCTCTCGCTCTGCTTCGGTCTGCCGCTCACCCTCGACCACCAGGACGGCCGTTGGGCGGCCCGCGGTCTCGAACTGCGCTGA
- a CDS encoding 4a-hydroxytetrahydrobiopterin dehydratase, whose protein sequence is MSNRDLLSDEQLTAGLRTLPEWRREGDSIARTVQAKDFPAAIRVVVAVAEQAEALDHHPDIDIRWRTLHFTLSTHSSGGITALDLKLASLIDASAAAEA, encoded by the coding sequence ATGAGCAACCGAGACCTTCTCAGCGACGAACAGCTCACGGCCGGCCTGCGGACCCTCCCCGAGTGGCGGCGGGAGGGCGACTCGATCGCCCGAACCGTGCAGGCCAAGGACTTTCCGGCGGCGATCCGCGTCGTCGTGGCGGTGGCGGAACAGGCCGAGGCGCTGGACCACCACCCGGACATCGACATCCGTTGGCGGACCCTGCACTTCACGCTGTCCACGCACTCGTCCGGCGGAATCACCGCGCTCGATCTGAAGCTCGCCTCCCTCATCGATGCCTCGGCCGCAGCGGAGGCATGA
- a CDS encoding HNH endonuclease: MRKTLVLNATYEPLAAVTLQRAVVLVLQDKAVVEHAHPERRMRGSTVEIPMPRVVRLKRYVRVPFRQRAAWSRRGVLARDNFRCAYCGRRATTVDHVLPKSRGGADSWLNTVAACAADNHRKADRTPEQAGMKLLRRPFEPTPDAALVAALGLATAPEDGDPLDADRLDAGRPDGVRSGVEVSWLLPSMR; this comes from the coding sequence ATGCGCAAGACTCTGGTGCTGAATGCGACGTACGAGCCTCTGGCGGCGGTGACGCTGCAGCGAGCCGTGGTGCTGGTACTGCAGGACAAGGCCGTCGTCGAGCACGCCCACCCGGAGCGCAGGATGCGCGGCAGCACGGTGGAGATACCGATGCCACGGGTGGTCAGACTGAAGCGGTACGTCAGGGTGCCGTTCCGACAACGGGCGGCCTGGTCCAGGCGGGGTGTGCTGGCCAGGGACAACTTCCGCTGCGCCTACTGCGGTCGGCGCGCGACGACCGTCGACCACGTGCTGCCGAAGTCCCGCGGTGGCGCCGACAGCTGGCTCAACACCGTCGCGGCCTGCGCGGCGGACAACCACCGCAAGGCCGACCGGACTCCGGAGCAGGCCGGGATGAAGCTGCTGCGCCGCCCTTTCGAGCCGACGCCCGACGCCGCGCTGGTGGCGGCGCTGGGCCTGGCGACCGCCCCGGAGGACGGGGACCCGCTGGACGCGGACCGGCTGGACGCAGGTCGGCCGGACGGCGTCCGGTCCGGCGTCGAGGTCAGCTGGCTGCTGCCTTCCATGCGGTGA
- the tyrS gene encoding tyrosine--tRNA ligase, which translates to MIDIVDELKWRGLLALSTDEDALRKAFADGPVTFYCGFDPTAISLHLGNLVQILTMKRIQLAGNKPLGLVGGATGLIGDPKPNAERVLNDPEVVADWVNRLRGQIERFLDFEGPNAARMVNNLDWTSGMSAINLLRDVGKYFRVNNMIAKEAVARRLNSDAGISYTEFSYQVLQGMDFLELYRRHGCTLQTGGSDQWGNLTAGTDLIRKAEGTSAHALATPLITKADGTKFGKTESGTVWLDPELTTPYAFYQFWLNADDRDVSKFLRIFSFKSHEEIEALERETEEAPYKRAAQRALAEELTVMVHGQEQLDRAIAASKALFGQGELAELDERTLAAAVAELPSAKVTELGEIVDLFVATGLSASRSAARRTVGEGGAYVNNTKVEDEAALATPADLLHGRWLVLRRGKRNLAAVELTG; encoded by the coding sequence GTGATCGACATCGTCGACGAGCTGAAGTGGCGTGGGCTGCTCGCCCTGTCCACCGACGAGGACGCCTTGCGCAAGGCCTTCGCGGACGGCCCGGTCACCTTCTATTGCGGCTTCGACCCGACGGCGATCAGCCTGCACCTCGGGAACCTGGTGCAGATCCTGACCATGAAGCGCATCCAACTGGCCGGCAACAAGCCGCTCGGCCTGGTCGGCGGCGCCACCGGACTCATCGGGGACCCGAAGCCGAACGCCGAGCGCGTGCTGAACGACCCGGAGGTCGTCGCCGACTGGGTGAACCGCCTCCGCGGCCAGATCGAGCGCTTCCTCGACTTCGAGGGCCCGAACGCCGCCCGCATGGTCAACAACCTCGACTGGACCTCGGGGATGTCGGCCATCAACCTGCTGCGCGACGTGGGCAAGTACTTCCGGGTCAACAACATGATCGCCAAGGAGGCCGTCGCCCGACGCCTCAACTCGGACGCCGGCATCAGCTACACCGAGTTCAGCTACCAGGTCCTCCAGGGCATGGACTTCCTGGAGCTGTACCGCCGCCACGGCTGCACCCTGCAGACCGGCGGCAGCGACCAGTGGGGCAACCTCACCGCCGGCACCGACCTGATCCGCAAGGCGGAGGGCACCAGCGCCCACGCGCTCGCCACGCCGCTCATCACCAAGGCGGACGGCACGAAGTTCGGCAAGACCGAGTCCGGCACGGTCTGGCTGGACCCGGAGCTCACCACGCCGTACGCCTTCTACCAGTTCTGGCTGAACGCGGACGACCGTGACGTCTCCAAGTTCCTGCGCATCTTCAGCTTCAAGTCGCACGAGGAGATCGAGGCGCTGGAGCGGGAGACGGAGGAGGCCCCCTACAAGCGCGCCGCTCAGCGGGCGCTCGCGGAGGAGCTGACGGTCATGGTCCACGGCCAGGAGCAGCTCGACCGGGCGATCGCGGCCTCGAAGGCGCTCTTCGGCCAGGGCGAGCTCGCCGAGCTCGACGAGCGCACGCTCGCCGCGGCGGTGGCGGAGCTGCCGAGCGCGAAGGTGACCGAACTCGGGGAAATCGTCGACCTGTTCGTCGCCACCGGCCTCTCGGCCAGCCGTTCGGCCGCCCGCCGAACGGTGGGCGAGGGCGGTGCCTACGTCAACAACACCAAGGTCGAGGACGAGGCGGCGCTCGCCACGCCGGCTGACCTGCTGCACGGCCGCTGGCTGGTGCTCCGCAGGGGCAAGCGGAACCTGGCGGCGGTCGAGCTGACGGGCTGA
- a CDS encoding outer membrane protein assembly factor BamB family protein: protein MEREENTASRQEEQPQYWQQPYDAYGQQQYDYSGYGTEQQPQQQYWAQPEQGGGYDPATAYDPAAYQQQGYEQQSYQPQYQATGYEQQPYADPTYGSFPEQTSGYEQQPGYEQSQGYDQQYYDPAAYQQQQYYDPQQYAAAYYEQQTAPAEQAPWSGEPGESDESGATAVAAVPAQPSAPEQESTPAGATAVGRSEAAGGDRGTGGAGLRARVTDAAMGRGPGVNRKSYVTRLAVGGGALVVLAGAAYFVAGNGSGGSQPGGGAKASQADIGVNHTKAWAAPADAGASTGAGGAAAGTSNDGLIGSWLLAGSVVRGDGEGVTAYAAADGHKLWSVAPPAAGAVPCAVSPDVNSAGIGAVVFQAKPGTGQACNTLVAVDTATGASKWNAKLPTTTGAGGFASSVMVDDTRVVAVTDSAAVGYDMTGKQSWSYAGPGKYCALAGNGDGTALLLQSTCADTTVKQQAISLDPGTGKLRWWRGLPQAAASYTVLSASPAVVSVHMSDPTKDTLVSFTDKGDPQAAIPVAQTGGTLDSTHGSFDPDPELYFTPTTLVAAVEPSAQSAAAASGPTVIAAYNLVDGKELWRTTAQEKGVAAPVGIDGTTMIVATDERVGQPARLSHFDLTTGKETVGGTFPQGTGSLLGSGRVLFRASMVVALPEFTGSYNTSVTAWKAAAS from the coding sequence ATGGAACGAGAAGAGAACACAGCTAGCCGGCAGGAAGAGCAGCCGCAGTACTGGCAGCAGCCGTACGACGCCTACGGACAGCAGCAGTACGACTACTCCGGCTACGGCACGGAGCAGCAGCCCCAGCAGCAGTACTGGGCCCAGCCCGAGCAGGGCGGCGGTTACGACCCCGCGACCGCCTACGACCCCGCCGCCTACCAGCAGCAGGGCTACGAGCAGCAGTCCTACCAGCCGCAGTACCAGGCCACGGGTTACGAGCAGCAGCCGTACGCCGACCCCACCTACGGCTCCTTCCCCGAGCAGACGTCGGGCTACGAGCAGCAGCCGGGCTACGAGCAGTCGCAAGGCTACGACCAGCAGTACTACGATCCGGCCGCCTACCAGCAGCAGCAGTACTACGACCCGCAGCAGTACGCCGCCGCCTACTACGAGCAGCAGACCGCGCCGGCCGAGCAGGCGCCCTGGTCCGGGGAGCCCGGCGAGTCCGACGAGAGCGGCGCGACCGCCGTGGCCGCGGTGCCGGCCCAGCCCTCCGCGCCCGAGCAGGAGTCGACCCCGGCAGGCGCCACAGCGGTCGGACGGAGCGAGGCGGCGGGCGGAGACCGGGGCACGGGCGGAGCCGGGCTGCGCGCCCGCGTGACCGACGCCGCGATGGGCCGCGGGCCCGGAGTGAACCGGAAGAGCTACGTCACCCGCCTGGCCGTCGGCGGCGGCGCGCTCGTCGTGCTGGCCGGAGCGGCCTACTTCGTCGCCGGCAACGGCAGCGGCGGCAGCCAGCCCGGGGGCGGCGCCAAGGCGAGCCAGGCCGACATCGGCGTCAACCACACCAAGGCCTGGGCAGCCCCCGCGGACGCCGGCGCCTCGACCGGAGCCGGCGGCGCGGCCGCGGGCACGAGCAACGACGGCCTGATCGGCTCCTGGCTGCTCGCCGGCTCGGTCGTCCGCGGCGACGGCGAGGGAGTCACCGCCTACGCGGCGGCGGACGGGCACAAGCTGTGGAGCGTCGCCCCGCCCGCGGCCGGCGCGGTGCCCTGCGCGGTCTCCCCCGACGTCAACAGCGCGGGCATCGGCGCGGTGGTCTTCCAGGCCAAGCCGGGCACCGGCCAGGCCTGCAACACGCTCGTCGCCGTCGACACCGCCACCGGCGCGAGCAAGTGGAACGCCAAACTGCCCACCACCACCGGGGCGGGCGGCTTCGCCAGTTCGGTCATGGTCGACGACACCAGGGTCGTCGCCGTCACCGACTCGGCCGCGGTCGGCTACGACATGACCGGCAAGCAGTCCTGGAGCTACGCCGGGCCCGGCAAGTACTGCGCGCTGGCGGGCAACGGCGACGGCACGGCGCTGCTGCTGCAGAGCACCTGCGCCGACACCACCGTCAAGCAGCAGGCGATCTCGCTCGACCCGGGAACGGGCAAGCTGCGCTGGTGGCGAGGCCTGCCCCAGGCCGCGGCCTCCTACACGGTGCTCTCCGCCAGCCCGGCCGTGGTCAGCGTGCACATGAGCGACCCGACCAAGGACACGCTGGTGTCCTTCACCGACAAGGGCGACCCGCAGGCCGCCATCCCGGTCGCCCAGACCGGCGGCACGCTGGACTCGACCCACGGCAGCTTCGACCCGGACCCCGAGCTGTACTTCACCCCGACCACGCTCGTCGCCGCCGTCGAACCGTCCGCGCAGTCGGCCGCCGCCGCGTCCGGCCCCACGGTGATAGCGGCCTACAACCTCGTCGACGGCAAGGAGCTGTGGCGGACCACCGCGCAGGAGAAGGGCGTGGCCGCGCCGGTCGGCATCGACGGCACCACCATGATCGTCGCGACCGACGAGCGGGTGGGCCAGCCGGCCAGGCTCAGCCACTTCGACCTCACCACCGGCAAGGAGACCGTCGGCGGGACCTTCCCCCAGGGGACCGGTTCGCTGCTCGGCTCCGGCCGGGTGCTCTTCCGCGCGAGCATGGTGGTGGCGCTGCCGGAGTTCACCGGCAGCTACAACACCTCCGTCACCGCATGGAAGGCAGCAGCCAGCTGA
- a CDS encoding SPFH domain-containing protein encodes METVIIVLVVVAVFVFFVLLRTIQVIPQAQAAIVERFGRYTRTLNAGLNIVVPFIDTVRNRLDLREQVQPFPPQPVITQDNLVVHIDTVIYFQVTDPRAATYEVQSYLQAIEQLTITTLRNIIGSMDLESTLTSRETINAGLRGVLDEATGKWGIRVNRVELKAIEPPTSIQDSMEKQMRADRDKRAAILQAEGERQSAILKAEGQKAAAVLEAEGEAQAAVLRADGEAAAIRTVFEAIHSGDADQKLLAYKYLETLPQIAQGDANKLWIIPSEVGDALKGVGGAFTGMNPKDGATVPAANGTPKLDKRTERPEIDPE; translated from the coding sequence GTGGAAACCGTGATCATCGTCCTGGTCGTGGTGGCGGTGTTCGTGTTCTTCGTCCTGCTGCGGACGATCCAGGTGATCCCGCAGGCCCAGGCGGCGATCGTCGAGCGCTTCGGCCGCTACACGCGCACCCTCAACGCCGGTCTCAACATCGTGGTGCCGTTCATCGACACCGTGCGCAACCGGCTCGACCTGCGCGAGCAGGTGCAGCCCTTCCCGCCGCAGCCGGTGATCACCCAGGACAACCTGGTGGTCCACATCGACACCGTCATCTACTTCCAGGTCACCGACCCGCGCGCGGCCACCTACGAGGTGCAGAGCTACCTCCAGGCGATCGAGCAGCTCACCATCACCACGCTGCGCAACATCATCGGCTCGATGGACCTGGAGTCGACCCTCACCTCCCGCGAGACCATCAACGCCGGCCTGCGCGGCGTGCTGGACGAGGCGACCGGCAAGTGGGGCATCCGGGTCAACCGCGTCGAACTGAAGGCCATCGAGCCGCCGACCTCCATCCAGGACTCGATGGAGAAGCAGATGCGCGCCGACCGTGACAAGCGCGCGGCGATCCTCCAGGCCGAGGGTGAGCGGCAGTCCGCGATCCTCAAGGCGGAGGGCCAGAAGGCCGCCGCGGTGCTGGAGGCCGAAGGTGAGGCCCAGGCGGCGGTGCTGCGCGCCGACGGTGAGGCGGCGGCCATCCGCACCGTCTTCGAGGCGATCCACTCCGGCGACGCGGACCAGAAGCTGCTCGCCTACAAGTACCTCGAGACGCTCCCGCAGATCGCCCAGGGCGACGCCAACAAGCTGTGGATCATCCCCAGCGAGGTCGGCGACGCGCTCAAGGGCGTCGGCGGCGCCTTCACCGGGATGAACCCCAAGGACGGTGCGACGGTCCCGGCGGCGAACGGCACGCCGAAGCTCGACAAGCGCACCGAACGGCCCGAGATCGATCCGGAGTAG
- a CDS encoding GAF domain-containing sensor histidine kinase, with product MSTDTCGPGSGPGDPCLGGIEAISAAVLAMSRHLEVREVLQRIVTSARTLVGAEYAALGVPDDHGGFAQFVVDGVTEAQWRAIGPLPRQHGILAAMLREPDPTRLDDVRQDPRFGGWPGAHPDMHAFLGVPIQDGEEILGALFLANPDGRERFSAHDEELLRILAAHAALALVNARLYERSRELTLVGERARIAHELHDAVSQKLFSLRLTAQAASALVLRDPARARAELAEISRLAAEAADELRGVVVELRPAALDEDGLLPTLASQVEVLDRAHAAGVTFAHDRVPALPAAQEEAVLRVAQEALHNALRHAGASSVAVELRAASGTSGAGRGARLRVADDGKGFDPDRTRRAGRHLGLVSMRDRAAGVGGSLRIESSPGKGTVVELEVPGG from the coding sequence ATGTCGACAGACACCTGCGGGCCCGGCTCCGGGCCCGGTGATCCCTGCCTCGGCGGCATCGAGGCGATCAGTGCCGCCGTGCTGGCGATGAGCCGGCACCTGGAGGTGCGCGAGGTGCTGCAGCGCATCGTCACCTCGGCGCGCACCCTCGTCGGCGCGGAGTACGCCGCGCTCGGGGTGCCCGACGACCACGGCGGCTTCGCCCAGTTCGTCGTCGACGGGGTCACCGAGGCCCAGTGGCGTGCGATCGGCCCGCTGCCGCGCCAGCACGGCATCCTGGCCGCGATGCTCCGCGAGCCCGACCCGACCCGCCTGGACGACGTGCGCCAGGACCCCCGGTTCGGCGGCTGGCCCGGCGCGCACCCGGACATGCACGCCTTCCTCGGCGTCCCGATCCAGGACGGCGAGGAGATCCTCGGCGCGCTCTTCCTGGCCAACCCCGACGGGCGCGAGCGCTTCTCCGCGCACGACGAGGAACTGCTGCGGATCCTCGCCGCGCACGCCGCGCTGGCCCTGGTCAACGCGCGCCTGTACGAGCGCAGTCGCGAGCTGACCCTGGTCGGCGAGCGGGCCAGGATCGCGCACGAGCTGCACGACGCGGTCTCGCAGAAGCTCTTCTCGCTGCGGCTGACCGCGCAGGCCGCCTCCGCGCTGGTCCTGCGGGACCCGGCGCGGGCACGGGCCGAGCTCGCCGAGATCTCCCGGCTCGCGGCGGAGGCGGCCGACGAACTGCGCGGCGTCGTCGTCGAACTGCGCCCGGCCGCACTGGACGAGGACGGCCTGCTGCCGACCCTGGCCTCCCAGGTCGAGGTGCTGGACCGGGCCCATGCCGCGGGCGTCACCTTCGCCCACGACCGCGTCCCCGCGCTGCCGGCCGCCCAGGAGGAGGCGGTGCTGCGCGTCGCGCAGGAGGCGCTGCACAACGCGCTGCGGCACGCGGGCGCGTCGAGCGTCGCGGTCGAACTCCGCGCCGCGTCCGGCACGTCAGGCGCGGGGCGCGGCGCGCGGCTGCGGGTGGCCGACGACGGCAAGGGCTTCGACCCTGACCGGACCCGCCGGGCGGGCCGGCATCTGGGACTGGTCTCCATGCGGGACCGTGCCGCGGGCGTCGGCGGATCGCTGCGCATCGAATCGTCCCCCGGCAAGGGGACCGTGGTGGAACTGGAGGTCCCCGGTGGGTGA
- a CDS encoding SHOCT domain-containing protein — MATFCWIWFGVMSAGFMPLCLVASQAPGPAVVRIALYVLIVGVLWWGAFGYGMYLVQAGMAGGDRRLLRRGLRGTAVVLKATATNTTVGGQPDLGNFGRRVYRYQLRVTPPEGKPYETFASICASGLHEGQSVQVAIAPHNRKRVTIDLGQGERDSRGKKVLPHAPSPSATSTRPKRNQSQRRPVHDTVPQQYRRHPDAGATNERLSQLRELGELHQRGVLTDEEFAAEKARILRNEP; from the coding sequence ATGGCAACATTCTGCTGGATCTGGTTCGGGGTGATGAGCGCCGGATTCATGCCGCTGTGCCTGGTCGCGAGTCAGGCCCCAGGGCCCGCGGTGGTGCGGATCGCTCTGTATGTGCTGATCGTCGGCGTGCTGTGGTGGGGAGCCTTCGGCTACGGCATGTACCTGGTGCAGGCCGGAATGGCCGGCGGCGACCGGCGGCTGCTCAGGCGCGGACTGCGGGGCACCGCCGTGGTCCTGAAGGCGACCGCGACCAACACGACCGTGGGCGGGCAGCCGGACCTCGGCAACTTCGGCCGCCGGGTCTACCGCTACCAGCTGCGGGTGACCCCGCCGGAGGGCAAGCCGTACGAGACGTTCGCCAGCATCTGCGCCTCGGGGCTGCACGAGGGCCAGAGCGTCCAGGTCGCCATCGCCCCGCACAACCGGAAGCGGGTCACCATCGACCTGGGCCAGGGCGAGCGTGACAGCAGGGGTAAGAAGGTGCTGCCGCACGCGCCGAGCCCCTCGGCCACTTCCACCAGACCCAAGCGGAACCAGTCGCAGCGGAGGCCGGTGCATGACACCGTTCCGCAGCAGTACCGCCGCCACCCGGACGCGGGGGCGACGAACGAGCGACTGTCGCAGCTGCGGGAGCTGGGCGAGCTGCACCAGCGGGGCGTGCTCACGGACGAGGAGTTCGCGGCGGAGAAGGCCAGGATCCTGCGGAACGAGCCGTAG
- a CDS encoding DNA-3-methyladenine glycosylase — protein MPDPAAVPQEPLEPAFFDRSAPQLATALLGRVLVCTRPEGAVSVRLTEVEAYTGADDPASHAYRGRTVRNAVMFGPPGFVYVYFTYGMHYCMNLVAGPGTTAGAVLLRAGEVVDGLDLARRRRPAARRDTELAQGPARLTQALGVGREQNGEPVGGEVFRLLPGTPPASRLVREGPRTGVAQGADTPLRFWIEGETTVSPYRRHVPRRRPAS, from the coding sequence GTGCCCGATCCAGCAGCCGTGCCGCAGGAACCACTCGAACCGGCGTTCTTCGATCGATCGGCCCCGCAGCTCGCGACCGCGCTGCTGGGGCGGGTCCTCGTCTGCACCCGCCCCGAGGGGGCCGTGTCGGTCCGGCTGACGGAGGTCGAGGCGTACACGGGCGCGGACGACCCTGCCTCGCACGCCTACCGGGGCCGCACCGTGCGCAACGCGGTGATGTTCGGCCCTCCTGGCTTCGTCTACGTCTACTTCACCTACGGCATGCACTACTGCATGAACCTGGTCGCCGGCCCCGGCACCACCGCCGGCGCGGTCCTGCTCCGGGCGGGCGAGGTCGTCGACGGCCTGGACCTCGCCCGCCGCCGGCGCCCCGCCGCGCGCAGGGACACCGAGCTCGCCCAGGGACCGGCGCGGCTCACCCAGGCCCTCGGCGTCGGCCGGGAGCAGAACGGCGAGCCGGTGGGCGGCGAGGTCTTCCGGCTGCTGCCCGGCACGCCGCCCGCGTCCCGCCTGGTCCGCGAGGGCCCGCGCACCGGGGTCGCCCAGGGCGCGGACACCCCGCTGCGCTTCTGGATCGAGGGCGAGACGACGGTCAGCCCCTACCGCCGCCACGTGCCCCGCCGCCGCCCCGCGTCCTGA
- a CDS encoding NfeD family protein: MSDVESWAWWLAAAVLLCIPVMHTALIEFVMFGIGAGAAALAAGLGGGVVLQFVVFLATTVALLLFVRPIARRQLRAGPGVRHGIDALRGAEAVVLERVDEHDGRIKLKGEVWSARSLAVGQVFEPGERVSVAEIDGATAVVL; this comes from the coding sequence ATGTCCGATGTGGAGAGTTGGGCATGGTGGCTGGCCGCGGCGGTGCTGCTGTGCATCCCCGTGATGCACACCGCGCTGATCGAGTTCGTCATGTTCGGGATCGGGGCCGGCGCGGCAGCGCTGGCCGCCGGACTGGGCGGCGGAGTCGTGCTGCAGTTCGTCGTGTTCCTCGCCACGACGGTCGCGCTCCTGCTGTTCGTCCGCCCCATCGCCAGGCGCCAACTGCGCGCCGGGCCGGGGGTTCGGCACGGCATCGACGCGCTCAGGGGAGCGGAAGCCGTGGTCCTGGAGCGGGTCGACGAGCACGACGGCCGGATCAAACTGAAGGGGGAGGTCTGGTCGGCCCGCTCGCTCGCGGTCGGTCAGGTCTTCGAACCGGGGGAGCGCGTCAGCGTCGCGGAGATCGACGGCGCGACGGCCGTGGTTCTCTGA